A single window of Vibrio sp. SCSIO 43137 DNA harbors:
- a CDS encoding DUF2909 domain-containing protein gives MVFAFKLALILLIVFIIFNLIKALIFMVKEPPSDAKDRPSMSHFLGRRVMFSALVIILLIIALLTGWIEPNPTPY, from the coding sequence ATGGTATTCGCCTTTAAACTTGCACTGATACTGCTTATTGTCTTTATCATTTTCAACCTGATTAAGGCCTTAATTTTCATGGTAAAAGAGCCACCCTCTGATGCAAAAGACCGCCCCTCAATGAGTCACTTTCTCGGCCGCCGGGTGATGTTCTCTGCACTTGTCATAATCCTGCTAATTATTGCTCTGCTCACCGGCTGGATAGAACCTAACCCCACGCCTTACTAA
- the hutC gene encoding histidine utilization repressor, with product MSNSPLYVQIKQYINQNIESGLWPVGHRINTELELTSQFNVSRMTVNKAIRDLVSEGKLVRKPRSGTFVCQPEKKAESPLLDIRNIADEVEARGKSYQNKVIKQQQVTADESIAMRLGVMVNTQVYYSEIIHFADSVPMQLEVRWVNPNYVPDYINQDFSSITPNQYLSENCPLSAIEHTVEAIVPEADIRTALQMSDSEPCLLLNRRTWSSEKLVSTALLYHPGSKYQLSSKVLIS from the coding sequence ATGTCAAACAGCCCTCTTTATGTACAGATTAAACAGTACATTAACCAGAATATTGAGTCCGGTCTCTGGCCGGTTGGCCACAGAATCAATACCGAACTGGAGCTGACCAGCCAGTTTAATGTCAGCCGGATGACGGTAAACAAAGCAATCCGTGATCTGGTTTCAGAAGGGAAACTGGTTCGTAAACCCCGTAGCGGCACCTTTGTTTGTCAGCCTGAAAAGAAAGCAGAATCTCCTCTGCTGGATATCCGCAATATCGCTGATGAGGTCGAAGCCAGAGGCAAGAGTTACCAGAACAAGGTGATTAAACAGCAACAGGTAACCGCAGATGAGTCTATTGCTATGCGTTTGGGTGTGATGGTCAATACGCAGGTCTATTACAGTGAAATTATCCATTTTGCTGACTCTGTGCCTATGCAACTGGAAGTGCGTTGGGTTAACCCTAACTACGTACCAGACTATATAAATCAAGACTTCAGCTCCATTACTCCTAACCAATATTTGTCAGAGAACTGTCCGCTAAGTGCTATTGAGCATACGGTAGAGGCGATTGTGCCTGAAGCCGATATCAGAACTGCATTGCAAATGAGTGACAGCGAACCCTGTCTGTTGCTGAATCGCCGTACATGGAGCAGTGAAAAGCTTGTCAGCACGGCTTTACTCTATCACCCCGGCAGTAAATATCAGCTGAGTTCTAAGGTGCTTATCAGCTAA
- the hutI gene encoding imidazolonepropionase translates to MNLVLENARLVTMQPGAKGYQVTEPMQVLISEGRIETIDPESSEDKPALYTFFADQPYVHLDCSDKLITPGLIDCHTHLIYAGNRAEEFEQRLKGHSYQEIARRGGGILSTVNATRNATIEQLVDLTQPRLDALMAGGVTTVEIKSGYGLSVPEELKMLRAAKRLEANNDIKISTTLLGAHALPPEYQGRADEYIEYVCDKMIPLAAGEGLVDSVDVFCEGIGFNLQQTEQVFIAAENHGLAIKGHTEQLSDLGGSALAAQYGALSVDHIEYLDEAGVQALAESGTVATLLPGAFYFLNEVQKPPIELLRQYSVPMALATDHNPGTSPFTDLGLMMNMACTLFRLTPEEALRGVTAHAAQALGVQETRGQIKQGFEADLAIWNIEHPADLSYQVGMSKLACRVINGEVCDA, encoded by the coding sequence ATGAATCTTGTACTGGAAAATGCCCGTCTGGTGACCATGCAGCCAGGTGCAAAAGGGTATCAGGTGACAGAGCCGATGCAGGTTCTGATTTCAGAAGGACGAATCGAAACCATAGATCCAGAGTCATCTGAAGATAAACCGGCACTGTATACCTTTTTCGCGGATCAGCCCTATGTACATCTGGATTGCAGCGACAAGCTGATTACTCCCGGTCTTATTGATTGTCATACCCACCTTATCTACGCCGGTAACCGTGCTGAAGAGTTTGAACAGCGTCTGAAGGGGCACTCTTATCAGGAAATTGCCCGTCGCGGTGGTGGCATTTTATCTACGGTTAATGCAACCCGGAATGCAACGATAGAACAGCTGGTGGATCTGACTCAGCCAAGGCTTGACGCTTTGATGGCCGGAGGAGTGACGACTGTTGAGATTAAATCCGGTTATGGCCTGAGTGTGCCGGAAGAGCTGAAGATGCTTAGGGCTGCTAAGCGGCTGGAAGCCAACAACGATATCAAGATAAGCACCACACTGCTTGGCGCCCATGCTTTGCCGCCTGAGTATCAGGGAAGGGCCGATGAATACATTGAGTATGTCTGTGACAAGATGATTCCACTTGCAGCTGGTGAAGGCTTGGTTGATAGCGTGGATGTGTTCTGCGAAGGCATCGGCTTTAATTTGCAACAGACAGAGCAGGTGTTTATTGCGGCAGAAAACCACGGTCTTGCCATCAAAGGTCATACTGAACAGCTCAGTGATCTGGGTGGCAGTGCACTGGCGGCTCAGTATGGAGCACTCTCCGTTGATCATATTGAATATCTCGATGAAGCAGGAGTTCAGGCTCTGGCTGAATCCGGTACCGTTGCAACCCTGTTACCGGGCGCCTTTTACTTTCTTAATGAAGTGCAAAAACCGCCTATTGAACTGCTAAGACAGTACAGCGTGCCTATGGCACTGGCGACGGATCATAACCCCGGAACTTCACCTTTTACGGATTTAGGCCTGATGATGAATATGGCCTGTACTCTGTTCAGGCTGACTCCGGAAGAGGCCTTGCGCGGAGTGACTGCTCATGCCGCTCAGGCGTTGGGAGTTCAGGAAACCAGAGGACAGATTAAACAAGGCTTCGAAGCTGATCTGGCGATCTGGAATATCGAACATCCTGCGGATCTCAGTTATCAGGTCGGTATGTCTAAGCTGGCATGCAGGGTGATTAACGGTGAGGTGTGTGATGCGTGA
- the ctaD gene encoding cytochrome c oxidase subunit I, translating to MKPSIENREKRSSADAESVAAAGVAHAGHEPAKGWARWVYSTNHKDIGTLYLLFSLAMFFTGGAMALIIRAELFQPGLQLVDPEFFNQMTTVHGLVMVFGAVMPAFTGLANWMIPMMIGAPDMALPRMNNLSFWILPFAFLILLASLFTEGGGPNFGWTFYAPLSTTYGPDSTALFVFSVHIMGISSIMGAINVIVTIFNMRAPGMTLMKMPMFVWTWLITAFLLIAVMPVLAGAVTMVLTDKYFGTSFFDAAGGGDPVLFQHIFWFFGHPEVYIMILPSFGIISAIVPAFSGKKLFGYHSMVYATVSIALLSFLVWAHHMFTTGMPVFAELFFMYCTMLISVPTGVKVFNWVATMWRGALTFETPMLFAIAFIVLFTIGGFSGLMLAIVPADFQYHDTYFVVAHFHYVLVSGAVFSIMAAAYYWLPKWTGHMYDQRLSLWHFWTSVISVNILFFPMHFLGLAGMPRRIPDYAIQFADVNQIVSIGGFAFGISQLLFLWVVVKCIRGGEKAQAKPWPRAEGLEWTVPSPAPHHTFEQPPKVE from the coding sequence ATGAAGCCTTCCATAGAGAACCGAGAGAAACGATCCAGCGCTGATGCTGAATCCGTCGCGGCAGCCGGTGTTGCCCATGCAGGCCATGAACCGGCGAAAGGCTGGGCGCGCTGGGTATACTCTACCAACCACAAAGATATAGGTACTCTCTATCTGCTGTTCAGCCTTGCCATGTTCTTTACCGGCGGTGCCATGGCCTTGATCATCAGGGCTGAACTGTTTCAGCCGGGATTACAGCTGGTTGATCCTGAGTTCTTTAATCAGATGACGACAGTTCACGGGCTGGTGATGGTATTTGGTGCCGTGATGCCTGCCTTTACCGGTCTGGCAAACTGGATGATCCCTATGATGATTGGTGCGCCGGATATGGCGCTGCCGAGAATGAATAACCTTAGCTTCTGGATCCTGCCATTTGCCTTTCTTATTCTGCTGGCTTCACTTTTCACTGAAGGTGGCGGGCCAAACTTTGGCTGGACTTTCTATGCTCCGCTATCCACCACTTATGGCCCTGACAGTACGGCACTGTTTGTTTTCTCGGTGCATATTATGGGTATCAGCTCCATTATGGGCGCGATCAACGTTATTGTAACCATCTTTAATATGCGTGCTCCCGGCATGACACTGATGAAAATGCCTATGTTTGTCTGGACATGGCTAATCACGGCGTTCTTACTTATCGCGGTGATGCCTGTTCTGGCCGGAGCGGTAACCATGGTTCTGACGGATAAGTACTTCGGCACCAGCTTTTTTGATGCTGCCGGTGGCGGTGATCCTGTGCTGTTCCAGCATATTTTCTGGTTCTTTGGTCACCCGGAAGTGTACATCATGATTTTACCGTCCTTCGGTATTATTTCAGCGATTGTTCCTGCTTTTTCCGGTAAAAAACTGTTTGGTTACCACTCTATGGTTTATGCCACAGTAAGTATCGCTCTGTTGTCATTTCTGGTCTGGGCACACCATATGTTCACAACGGGCATGCCGGTGTTTGCCGAGCTGTTCTTTATGTACTGCACCATGTTGATCTCGGTGCCGACAGGCGTGAAGGTGTTTAACTGGGTAGCGACCATGTGGCGTGGTGCACTGACTTTTGAAACCCCGATGTTGTTTGCCATTGCCTTTATTGTGCTGTTCACTATCGGCGGCTTTTCCGGGCTGATGCTGGCGATTGTGCCGGCTGACTTCCAGTATCATGATACCTACTTTGTTGTGGCGCATTTCCATTATGTACTGGTCTCCGGTGCCGTGTTCTCCATTATGGCGGCGGCTTATTACTGGCTGCCGAAGTGGACCGGGCATATGTACGATCAGCGCTTAAGTCTGTGGCACTTCTGGACCTCGGTTATCTCGGTCAATATTCTATTCTTCCCCATGCACTTTTTAGGACTGGCAGGCATGCCAAGGCGAATCCCTGATTACGCCATTCAATTTGCTGATGTAAATCAGATCGTCTCTATAGGTGGTTTTGCCTTTGGTATTTCTCAACTGTTGTTCCTCTGGGTGGTGGTGAAGTGCATACGTGGTGGTGAAAAAGCACAGGCTAAGCCTTGGCCGCGAGCTGAAGGCCTTGAGTGGACGGTACCAAGTCCCGCACCTCATCATACTTTTGAGCAGCCACCTAAAGTTGAGTAA
- a CDS encoding SURF1 family protein — protein sequence MIKTISSISASLKANTISSPLIAMWGITSYRVIALITVVVFTLLVNLGFWQLGRGEEKLLMEKQLQGRENLPYLSIERIPENRADITGLKVKARLADTELPLLYLDNQTLSGAVGYLVYQPMQISGGNLSGPTRYLLAELGFVAAGTSREELPDVAVRLPAGLIEGRVYSRSANPLSSDLMAEVVKEPSSETQGSVRIQNLNFSQLNTLLDVPFAPFAIQPDKLENWPLPQPWKPLPMPSSKHFGYALQWFVMAMVWAMIMLKVAISGYQKIKKEML from the coding sequence ATGATAAAGACAATAAGCAGTATCAGTGCAAGTTTAAAGGCGAATACCATATCCTCTCCTCTGATTGCGATGTGGGGTATCACTTCTTATCGCGTTATTGCTCTGATAACTGTGGTTGTATTTACCCTGTTGGTCAACCTTGGCTTCTGGCAGCTTGGCAGAGGTGAAGAGAAACTGTTGATGGAAAAACAGTTACAGGGGCGGGAAAACCTTCCTTATCTCTCTATTGAGCGCATCCCGGAAAACAGGGCTGACATTACCGGACTAAAAGTGAAGGCTCGTCTGGCTGATACAGAGTTGCCGCTGCTTTATCTGGATAACCAGACCCTTTCAGGAGCTGTGGGTTATCTGGTTTATCAGCCGATGCAGATATCCGGCGGAAACCTTAGCGGGCCAACCCGTTATTTATTAGCCGAACTGGGTTTTGTTGCAGCCGGAACTTCAAGGGAAGAGTTGCCCGATGTAGCTGTCCGTCTGCCAGCCGGTTTAATTGAAGGGCGAGTCTATTCCCGCTCAGCTAATCCGTTAAGTTCTGATTTGATGGCGGAAGTGGTGAAAGAACCATCATCCGAAACACAAGGGAGTGTGCGGATACAAAATCTTAATTTCTCTCAACTTAACACCCTGCTTGATGTTCCGTTTGCCCCCTTCGCTATCCAGCCGGACAAGCTAGAAAACTGGCCTCTTCCTCAGCCGTGGAAGCCGTTGCCAATGCCTTCTTCCAAGCATTTCGGTTACGCCCTGCAGTGGTTTGTAATGGCAATGGTCTGGGCAATGATCATGCTCAAGGTTGCTATAAGTGGTTATCAGAAAATAAAAAAGGAGATGCTATGA
- the coxB gene encoding cytochrome c oxidase subunit II, with product MVISIICFLNTPYVSAETALNLTKGVTEISGKVYELHMLIFYICCAIALVVFGVMFYAIFQHRKSKGAVAADFHESTKVEIIWTVIPVLILIGMAIPATSTLLAMEDTSESDITIKVTGSQWKWHYSYFEQDIEFFSLMSTSSKQIDGLEEKGAHYLLEVDNPLVVPINKKIRFLLTSDDVIHSWWVPDFAVKKDTIPGFINEAWTKIDKPGVYRGQCAELCGRAHGFMPIVVHAMEEKDYSKWLQDKKQQLELAKAEAAKALESSLSLEELMAIGESIYQERCAVCHQANGLGVPSVFPAIKGSPVATGEPSQHMDIVVNGRSGTAMQAFANQLTDKELAAVVTFQRNAWGNDTGDAIQASDINAFKNASSESTKNESKSAEEVK from the coding sequence ATTGTTATCAGCATTATCTGTTTTCTTAATACACCTTATGTCAGTGCTGAGACAGCATTAAACCTGACCAAAGGGGTAACTGAGATTAGCGGCAAGGTTTATGAGCTGCACATGCTTATATTCTATATCTGCTGCGCCATTGCTCTGGTGGTGTTTGGTGTTATGTTTTATGCCATTTTTCAGCACCGTAAATCCAAAGGTGCAGTCGCTGCCGATTTCCATGAAAGCACCAAGGTCGAAATTATCTGGACCGTGATACCGGTATTAATTCTTATCGGTATGGCTATTCCGGCTACCAGTACGCTTCTGGCTATGGAAGACACCAGTGAATCCGATATCACGATCAAAGTGACCGGTTCTCAATGGAAGTGGCATTACAGTTACTTTGAGCAGGATATTGAATTTTTCAGCCTGATGTCGACCTCATCTAAACAGATCGACGGTCTGGAGGAAAAAGGCGCCCATTATTTGCTTGAGGTGGATAACCCTCTGGTGGTGCCAATCAATAAAAAGATCCGTTTTCTGCTTACCTCTGACGATGTTATTCACTCTTGGTGGGTTCCTGACTTCGCCGTCAAAAAAGACACCATTCCTGGTTTTATTAATGAAGCCTGGACAAAAATAGATAAACCGGGGGTCTACCGTGGTCAGTGTGCCGAGTTGTGTGGCCGTGCACACGGATTTATGCCGATAGTGGTTCACGCAATGGAAGAGAAGGATTACAGCAAGTGGCTGCAGGACAAGAAACAGCAACTGGAACTGGCAAAAGCCGAAGCGGCTAAAGCTCTGGAGAGCTCCCTTTCCCTTGAAGAGTTGATGGCTATTGGTGAGAGCATTTATCAGGAACGCTGTGCAGTTTGTCATCAGGCCAATGGTTTAGGAGTTCCGAGTGTTTTCCCGGCTATTAAGGGAAGCCCTGTTGCAACGGGTGAGCCTTCACAGCATATGGATATCGTGGTTAATGGTCGTTCAGGAACGGCTATGCAGGCATTCGCCAATCAATTAACGGACAAAGAGCTGGCTGCGGTAGTGACCTTCCAGCGTAATGCCTGGGGAAATGATACCGGTGATGCGATTCAGGCCTCAGATATCAATGCATTTAAGAACGCATCGAGTGAGAGCACAAAAAATGAGAGCAAAAGTGCGGAGGAAGTGAAATGA
- a CDS encoding cytochrome c oxidase assembly protein: MDTQQQANRKLTLKLLAATLAMFGFGFALVPLYDVMCDVLGINGKTNTVAAIQPATMIPDSSRSIKVELMSHIPPGMSWQLEPEKSVMQVHPGQVVQTSYKATNLSQRELVGQAVPSVSPGLGAGYFNKMECFCFNQQTLKAGESAELGLVFYIEPDIPDSIHTLTLSYTLFDITETAKTSSGNMAVLITDGKTSRRAE; this comes from the coding sequence ATGGATACTCAGCAGCAGGCCAACAGAAAACTGACCCTGAAATTACTGGCAGCTACCCTTGCCATGTTTGGCTTCGGTTTTGCCTTAGTTCCCCTTTATGACGTGATGTGTGATGTTCTGGGGATTAACGGCAAAACCAATACCGTTGCTGCGATTCAGCCTGCCACCATGATTCCTGACAGCTCCCGCAGCATAAAGGTGGAGCTGATGTCTCATATTCCGCCGGGAATGAGCTGGCAACTGGAACCCGAAAAAAGTGTTATGCAGGTTCACCCCGGTCAGGTGGTACAGACGTCCTATAAGGCGACTAACTTGTCACAAAGAGAGCTGGTGGGGCAGGCCGTACCCTCTGTGTCACCGGGGCTGGGGGCTGGCTACTTTAATAAGATGGAGTGTTTCTGTTTCAATCAGCAGACACTTAAAGCGGGAGAGAGTGCTGAGTTGGGGCTGGTTTTCTATATAGAGCCGGATATACCAGATTCCATCCACACCCTTACTTTGTCATACACCCTGTTTGATATTACTGAAACGGCCAAGACCAGCTCCGGAAATATGGCCGTGCTAATTACCGATGGTAAAACATCAAGGAGAGCAGAATGA
- the cyoE gene encoding heme o synthase — protein sequence MSKSLSALQSRELEQSRWSLYLTLTKPKVVALMLLTAVVGMCLAVPGSLPVQQSLLGLIGIGAMAGSAAAYNHLIDRRIDAIMVRTHKRPLPSGDLGSGEVFLFSTLLGACGFVVLYWGVNALTAWLTLVSLLGYAVVYTLYLKRATPQNIVIAGLAGAMPPLLGWTAVTGELHGNAWLLVMIIFIWTPPHFWALAIHRREDYAKADIPMLPVTHGVEFTKTSILLYTILLSLVCLLPVLVGMSGVIYLSLSCVLSGGFIYHAWKLKYRSEDKSAIETFKFSIYHLMMLFVALLLDHYLA from the coding sequence ATGAGTAAAAGCCTGTCCGCGCTGCAAAGCCGAGAACTGGAACAGTCCAGATGGAGCCTTTATCTGACACTGACCAAACCTAAGGTAGTCGCTCTTATGCTTCTGACTGCTGTGGTGGGAATGTGTCTGGCGGTGCCGGGAAGTCTGCCTGTTCAACAGAGTTTGTTAGGGCTGATAGGAATAGGCGCAATGGCTGGTTCCGCAGCGGCTTATAATCACCTTATTGATCGCAGGATCGACGCCATTATGGTCAGAACCCATAAGCGTCCCCTGCCGTCGGGTGACTTAGGCTCCGGCGAAGTGTTTCTGTTCTCCACCCTGCTTGGTGCCTGCGGCTTTGTTGTTCTTTACTGGGGCGTTAATGCGCTCACTGCGTGGTTAACCCTTGTCAGTTTATTGGGTTATGCCGTCGTCTATACCCTTTATCTGAAGAGAGCCACACCGCAAAACATAGTTATTGCCGGGCTGGCTGGAGCCATGCCGCCATTGCTGGGCTGGACAGCGGTTACAGGTGAACTGCACGGCAATGCATGGCTGCTGGTGATGATTATCTTTATCTGGACACCTCCACACTTCTGGGCGCTGGCGATTCATCGCAGAGAGGATTATGCCAAAGCGGATATTCCTATGTTGCCTGTTACCCACGGAGTGGAGTTTACCAAGACCAGTATTCTGCTCTACACCATCTTATTGTCACTGGTTTGCCTGCTCCCTGTGCTGGTGGGGATGAGTGGGGTAATCTATCTGAGCCTCTCTTGTGTGTTGAGTGGCGGATTTATCTATCACGCGTGGAAGCTAAAGTATCGCAGTGAAGATAAGTCAGCAATAGAGACTTTTAAGTTCTCAATTTACCATCTGATGATGTTGTTTGTGGCTCTGCTGCTGGATCATTATCTGGCATAA
- a CDS encoding COX15/CtaA family protein, with amino-acid sequence MVTDAILVRLTKTAIVLTLCVIVLGVYTRLSDAGLGCPDWPGCYGQLTVPDSQEEKLKAGELFPGQVIEQDKAWIEMIHRYFAGTLGLLVFAITFFAVRSGSQPKGLPLALSILVIGQALLGMWTVTMKLMPLVVLAHLFGGFALLSLLVLMYSRLESASLQQMAEPVSSMIRKLTVLAFLVLVAQIFLGGWTSTNYAALMCTSLPICQGNWTEYLDFRTAFTLYQPGFDNYEYGVLDYAGRMTIHVSHRFGAIVSACVLLLFSWQLYREGLVSQSRQLAVLLLVQFCLGLSNVVFHLPLPVAVLHNLGAALLLALLVRISYQLYLLPVKRQIPLRAEKEMKPEHELKGGSHE; translated from the coding sequence ATGGTAACGGACGCCATACTTGTCAGACTAACCAAAACCGCCATAGTGCTGACCTTATGTGTCATTGTATTGGGTGTTTACACCCGTTTGTCCGATGCAGGCCTTGGTTGCCCTGACTGGCCGGGTTGTTATGGACAGCTAACGGTACCTGATAGTCAGGAAGAGAAGTTAAAAGCGGGAGAGCTTTTTCCGGGACAGGTAATAGAGCAGGATAAAGCGTGGATAGAGATGATCCACCGTTACTTTGCCGGAACCCTTGGCCTGCTGGTGTTTGCCATTACATTCTTCGCCGTCAGATCCGGCTCTCAGCCGAAAGGCTTGCCGCTGGCGCTTTCTATTCTGGTTATCGGGCAGGCGTTGCTGGGTATGTGGACGGTGACCATGAAGTTGATGCCGCTGGTGGTTTTAGCGCACCTGTTTGGTGGTTTTGCCCTGCTTTCACTTTTAGTACTGATGTACAGCAGACTAGAGTCTGCTTCGTTACAGCAAATGGCAGAACCAGTCTCTTCCATGATCAGAAAGTTGACGGTTTTGGCATTCTTGGTACTTGTAGCGCAGATCTTTCTTGGCGGCTGGACCTCAACCAACTACGCCGCCCTTATGTGTACCAGCCTGCCAATCTGTCAGGGCAACTGGACAGAGTATCTGGATTTTAGAACCGCCTTTACCCTCTATCAGCCGGGGTTTGATAACTATGAGTATGGTGTGTTGGATTACGCCGGTCGTATGACCATACATGTCAGCCACAGGTTTGGTGCCATTGTTTCTGCCTGCGTTTTACTGCTGTTTAGCTGGCAGTTGTACCGGGAGGGCTTAGTTTCTCAGTCACGGCAGTTAGCTGTTTTATTGCTTGTGCAGTTTTGCCTTGGTTTGAGTAATGTGGTTTTCCATCTGCCGTTACCTGTCGCTGTACTACACAACCTTGGCGCAGCACTGTTACTGGCCTTGCTGGTCAGGATCAGTTACCAGCTCTATTTGTTGCCGGTAAAACGGCAGATACCTTTGAGGGCTGAAAAGGAAATGAAGCCTGAACATGAACTGAAAGGAGGTTCCCATGAGTAA
- the hutG gene encoding formimidoylglutamase: MRDRKAPFVWSGRDDKEDGELGKRVHHIVRHCHIDELKQTSADVCLLGFECDAGVKRNKGRTGARQAPDLIRTALANMAWHTNSQIVDLGNSLCDNEELEQSQQACAGIITKALKQAPVITLGGGHEVAWASFQGLAGAIDKEQPPVIGIINFDAHFDLRSFNSDEHPIAPSSGTPFYQVAEYCRNNNWPFHYACLGVSRPSNTASLFNRADKLNVWYVEDNDLTFQKTEQHSLSLSRFMQQCDLIYLTIDLDVFPAATAPGVSAPAARGVSYEAIAPLLQQILEQNQKLVLADIAEYNPEFDIDNQTARLAARLCWDIANSLSDSTAINKLSGE; this comes from the coding sequence ATGCGTGATCGTAAGGCTCCGTTTGTATGGAGCGGACGTGACGATAAAGAGGATGGTGAGTTAGGTAAGCGGGTTCACCATATTGTCCGTCACTGTCATATTGACGAACTTAAACAGACTTCTGCTGATGTCTGCCTGCTGGGATTTGAATGCGATGCCGGAGTTAAAAGAAACAAAGGCAGAACAGGCGCACGTCAGGCACCGGATCTTATTCGTACCGCACTGGCTAATATGGCCTGGCACACTAATAGCCAGATAGTTGACCTTGGCAATAGTCTTTGTGATAACGAAGAACTGGAGCAGAGCCAGCAGGCTTGCGCCGGAATAATAACTAAGGCGCTAAAACAGGCTCCTGTAATCACTCTGGGAGGCGGCCATGAAGTGGCGTGGGCCTCTTTTCAGGGGCTAGCTGGCGCGATAGATAAAGAGCAACCACCAGTTATCGGCATTATTAATTTTGATGCCCATTTTGACTTGCGTAGCTTTAACAGCGATGAGCACCCTATTGCTCCAAGTTCCGGAACGCCTTTCTATCAGGTTGCTGAGTACTGCCGGAACAATAACTGGCCGTTTCATTACGCTTGTCTGGGAGTAAGCCGGCCTTCTAATACGGCCAGTCTGTTTAACCGGGCAGATAAGCTTAATGTCTGGTACGTGGAAGATAACGATCTCACCTTTCAAAAGACAGAACAACATAGCCTCAGTCTGAGCCGCTTTATGCAGCAGTGCGACCTGATTTATCTCACCATTGATCTGGATGTGTTCCCGGCAGCGACAGCTCCCGGAGTGAGTGCTCCGGCAGCCAGAGGAGTCAGCTATGAGGCGATAGCGCCTCTGCTGCAACAAATTCTTGAGCAAAACCAGAAGTTGGTTCTGGCGGATATAGCCGAATATAACCCCGAATTTGATATCGATAATCAGACTGCAAGGCTGGCAGCCCGTTTGTGCTGGGATATTGCCAATAGCCTGTCTGATTCAACGGCAATTAACAAGTTGTCAGGTGAATAG
- a CDS encoding cytochrome c oxidase subunit 3, giving the protein MSSKSSHSKHASYYVPAQSSWPIVGAVALFLIALGAGVTVQNLEAGGAGSVLGKWILAIGFLVLLYMFAGWFRSVVMESLSGLYSDQIDRSFKQGMSWFIFSEVMFFGAFFGALFYARMISVPWLGGADNNAMTHQVLWPAFEAIWPLTTTPAGESVTAMPWQGIPLINTIILLTSSITLHFAHTSLEKDRRMALIVWLEITIVLAALFLFYQAEEYIHAYQELNLTLQSGIYGNTFFMLTGFHGMHVLLGTIFLIVLLARIAHDHFTPANHFAFQAGSWYWHFVDVVWLCLFVFVYVL; this is encoded by the coding sequence ATGAGCAGCAAATCCTCACATTCAAAACATGCATCCTATTATGTTCCTGCCCAGAGTAGTTGGCCTATTGTCGGTGCTGTAGCGCTGTTTCTGATTGCCCTTGGCGCAGGTGTAACGGTGCAGAACCTTGAAGCAGGAGGTGCCGGCAGTGTACTGGGTAAATGGATTCTGGCCATCGGATTTCTGGTTCTTCTGTATATGTTTGCCGGCTGGTTTCGCAGCGTGGTGATGGAGTCTCTTTCCGGACTCTATTCTGATCAGATTGATCGTTCGTTTAAGCAGGGGATGAGCTGGTTTATTTTCTCTGAGGTGATGTTCTTCGGCGCCTTTTTCGGAGCTCTGTTTTATGCCCGTATGATCTCAGTGCCCTGGCTGGGTGGGGCAGATAATAACGCCATGACGCACCAAGTGCTCTGGCCTGCCTTTGAGGCCATCTGGCCGCTGACCACCACTCCGGCCGGTGAGTCGGTGACGGCGATGCCGTGGCAGGGTATTCCGCTGATAAACACCATTATTCTGCTGACTTCTTCTATTACCCTGCATTTTGCCCACACCAGTCTTGAGAAAGACAGGCGCATGGCGCTTATTGTCTGGCTAGAGATTACCATTGTTCTGGCGGCGCTGTTTCTGTTTTATCAGGCGGAAGAGTATATCCACGCTTATCAGGAGCTGAATCTCACCCTGCAATCAGGAATCTACGGCAACACCTTTTTTATGCTTACCGGCTTTCACGGAATGCATGTTTTGCTGGGAACCATCTTCCTGATTGTGTTGCTGGCCAGAATTGCCCATGACCATTTCACTCCGGCTAATCACTTCGCTTTTCAGGCGGGAAGTTGGTATTGGCACTTTGTTGATGTGGTCTGGCTCTGTCTGTTTGTGTTTGTCTATGTTCTTTAA